The Hymenobacter sp. DG01 genome has a segment encoding these proteins:
- a CDS encoding GSCFA domain-containing protein, translating to MFRTELPLTPHPQQLPLSARVLTLGSCFSDSIGSRLRDFKVATMVNPFGTVFNPISACKLLRAAAGEDTDWQQHLVEARGRWQSHDLHAEVGADNPVELLQHIQTLTRETGVFLATADAVVLTLGSAYAYRLRETDEIISNCHKLPAEKFNKELLTADEIIAAVAETHAYLRRINPRLRFILTVSPVRHVKDTLVLNSVSKSMLRVACHYLSDLLPDVTYFPAYELLLDDLRDYRFYSSDMLHPSEVAENYIWERFTRTYFDAAFGRFKKEWETIRQALGHRPLYAAAPEHRQFLEGTLERLRRLSGQADVRMETLHVERELAALPLPPAPAEPEPEEDFDDEERIDIGDLGEEEAGAAAALVGRGAGVLIESEEEVVEEPEEEEITPDSAYEHAYLAGATDEEEEASLPTDAVAGSELFEGEEPVKKKKRRSRGGAKRTKRKHARLAAEAEAAQVTAATLAPLEEPQETISLEPTSEVLYITEAELRRGQLPASEPETVETEEAPAATPADSAEPTETAPEKLARRSRNRRREPREDAPARSGGRNGRRPLYAAEDLESDDSISEKARPEANQILATPLVPEPTVAEPAITAQPQPEAAAPAPEPPAPTGPADADVPDAAALEAALPAATRATRSRKPAPAQAARPPRSRKAAPTAETTSQVAEPEAAPVTPAPTLPTDISAATDAAAPVQKPAPKPRNKRQAAAPKAAPEVSPAEAPATTASEPPTAVRKRAPRRPATKPTAPEPTPAATPEASPVAPEPAKPRARAPRRKPAPDASSPETT from the coding sequence ATGTTTCGTACTGAACTACCGCTTACGCCCCACCCGCAACAACTGCCCCTCTCGGCGCGGGTACTGACGCTAGGCTCCTGCTTTTCTGACTCCATTGGATCCCGACTGCGCGACTTTAAGGTTGCGACCATGGTGAACCCTTTTGGTACCGTGTTCAATCCTATTTCAGCCTGCAAACTGTTGCGGGCCGCCGCCGGAGAGGACACCGACTGGCAGCAGCACTTGGTAGAGGCCCGGGGCCGCTGGCAGAGTCACGACCTACACGCTGAAGTAGGAGCCGACAATCCGGTGGAGCTACTGCAGCATATCCAGACCCTGACGCGGGAGACGGGCGTATTTCTAGCTACGGCCGACGCAGTAGTGCTGACGCTGGGTAGCGCCTACGCTTACCGGTTACGCGAAACCGACGAAATTATCAGCAACTGCCACAAGCTACCGGCCGAAAAGTTTAACAAGGAGCTGCTGACCGCCGATGAGATTATCGCAGCCGTGGCAGAAACCCATGCCTATCTGCGGCGAATTAATCCCAGGCTGCGATTTATTCTGACGGTTAGCCCGGTTCGGCACGTCAAGGATACGTTGGTTCTCAACTCGGTCAGCAAGTCGATGCTGCGGGTGGCATGTCATTACCTGAGTGACTTACTGCCTGATGTCACCTATTTCCCGGCATACGAGCTTCTACTGGACGATTTGCGCGACTATCGGTTTTATAGCTCCGATATGCTGCACCCATCGGAAGTAGCCGAGAACTATATCTGGGAGCGTTTCACCCGGACGTATTTTGATGCCGCTTTTGGTCGGTTCAAAAAGGAATGGGAAACCATTCGGCAAGCCTTGGGACACCGGCCGCTCTACGCGGCGGCCCCGGAACACCGACAGTTCCTGGAGGGTACGCTGGAGCGGCTGCGCCGGCTCAGCGGCCAAGCTGATGTCCGGATGGAGACGCTGCACGTAGAGCGGGAATTGGCCGCCCTACCCCTTCCTCCTGCCCCCGCAGAGCCGGAGCCCGAGGAGGACTTCGATGACGAAGAACGCATTGATATTGGTGACCTCGGCGAGGAAGAAGCTGGGGCAGCAGCTGCGCTTGTTGGGCGGGGAGCGGGTGTACTGATTGAATCCGAAGAAGAGGTGGTAGAAGAACCCGAAGAGGAGGAAATTACGCCTGATTCGGCGTATGAGCACGCTTATCTGGCAGGGGCTACGGATGAAGAAGAGGAAGCCAGTTTGCCAACTGACGCCGTAGCAGGCTCAGAACTCTTTGAGGGTGAAGAGCCGGTGAAAAAGAAAAAACGCCGCTCGAGAGGCGGAGCCAAGCGTACCAAGCGCAAGCACGCCCGTTTGGCTGCTGAAGCTGAGGCCGCTCAGGTGACTGCTGCTACTTTGGCGCCCCTGGAAGAGCCGCAGGAAACGATAAGCCTGGAGCCAACCTCAGAGGTGCTTTATATTACTGAGGCCGAGCTGCGCCGAGGCCAGCTGCCAGCTTCCGAACCGGAAACGGTAGAAACGGAGGAAGCTCCAGCTGCTACCCCTGCAGATTCTGCTGAACCTACTGAAACTGCACCGGAAAAGCTCGCCCGACGTAGCCGAAACCGGCGCCGGGAACCCCGGGAGGACGCTCCAGCTCGCTCGGGTGGCCGTAATGGCCGGCGGCCATTGTATGCTGCAGAAGACCTGGAATCGGACGACTCTATCTCAGAAAAGGCCCGCCCCGAAGCTAACCAGATCCTTGCTACACCCTTAGTGCCGGAGCCCACTGTCGCAGAGCCAGCCATAACGGCACAACCCCAACCCGAGGCAGCAGCTCCCGCACCCGAGCCACCAGCTCCTACCGGTCCAGCCGATGCAGATGTTCCTGACGCAGCGGCTCTGGAAGCTGCTTTGCCCGCTGCTACGCGTGCTACCCGCTCCCGCAAGCCGGCGCCTGCCCAAGCTGCCCGGCCGCCGAGAAGCCGTAAGGCAGCGCCAACCGCTGAAACTACCTCACAGGTGGCAGAGCCCGAAGCCGCACCCGTGACGCCCGCTCCTACCCTGCCCACTGATATATCAGCCGCTACGGATGCAGCGGCTCCCGTTCAGAAACCCGCCCCGAAGCCCCGCAACAAGCGGCAAGCAGCGGCACCGAAGGCGGCACCTGAGGTAAGCCCTGCGGAAGCACCTGCTACCACTGCGAGTGAGCCGCCAACGGCCGTGCGCAAACGCGCCCCTCGACGGCCGGCAACAAAACCAACGGCCCCTGAGCCTACCCCCGCCGCAACGCCGGAAGCTTCGCCTGTTGCCCCGGAGCCAGCCAAGCCACGGGCGCGGGCGCCCCGCCGCAAACCGGCACCCGACGCTTCCTCGCCCGAAACCACTTAA
- the rpsR gene encoding 30S ribosomal protein S18, with product MSLANEKIHKQDTRKKYCRFQKNGIKYVDYKDPNFLLKFVNEQGRILPRRITGTSLKFQRKVAQAVAKARHLALMPYVTDSLK from the coding sequence ATGAGCCTCGCCAACGAAAAAATCCACAAGCAGGATACGCGCAAGAAATACTGCCGCTTTCAGAAGAACGGCATCAAGTACGTAGACTACAAAGACCCGAACTTCCTGCTGAAGTTCGTGAACGAGCAGGGCCGCATCCTGCCCCGTCGCATCACAGGCACCAGCCTGAAGTTTCAGCGCAAAGTAGCGCAAGCCGTAGCTAAAGCCCGCCACCTGGCGCTGATGCCCTACGTAACTGATTCGCTGAAGTAA
- a CDS encoding TAT-variant-translocated molybdopterin oxidoreductase — MQESPKYWKGVEELENSPEFVKNALTEFADFLPVKDSNGGADATIAPRRDFLKLMGFGIAAATLASCEAPVRKAIPYLNKPEEVDPGIANFYASTFFNGQDYNSLLVKTREGRPIKFEGNPESPVTRGGLSARAQAVVLSLYDGGRLQHFAKKGAKIDKDQLDQEVRNALAGAGRIAIVSPTIISPSTKKVIAEFAGRFAGTEHVMYDVNSASGLLRANGGVLPAYDFSKADVIVSFGADFLGTWLSPVEYARQYITNRKVSKEKQTMSRHFQFESNMSLTGSNSDVRVPLKPSEMGEAVLAVYNAVVGGGSASSYSNKQLQTAAAELKRAGARGLVVSGSNDPAVQTLVTAINQALGSAAVDVANPSYIRQGDDARMSRLLRDINSGQVGAVIFYHANPVFDHPMGADLAAALKAGKVRTTISLNDRLDETGELCTYAAPDHHFLESWNDYEPKRGFLSLAQPVITPLFATRQAQDSLLTWAGNPTTYYNYLRNQWKGVLGGDFNKAWDKAVHDGVATGTATAAPAAQVAPALDVTGAISAIKSAPKPSGIELAVYEKVGIGNGSNLFANNPWLQELPDPVTKATWGNYVTVPRAYAAAQKWEQGDVVTVTANGKSIQLPVLIQPGQAAGTIGIALGYGRTNAGKVGNDLGKNVLPLLGMRNDAINYVASVTLAATGTQEPIAQTQTHHTIMDRKQVVQEATLKQYIENPKEVTEYEKISTPDGLEKPNKVSLWQDYEYKNHHWGMAIDLNSCIGCGSCVIGCQAENNVAVVGKQEVINRREMHWMRIDRYYSSNHHKTEFETEGKLDTYAAMEDPSENPQVIFQPMLCQHCNHAPCETVCPVLATTHSSEGLNQMTYNRCVGTRYCANNCPYKVRRFNWFSYYSNEKFETVNGHMFTDLGRMVLNPDVTVRARGVMEKCSFCVQRIQLGKLEAKKQKRRPQDGEVVSACAQSCPTQAIVFGDMRDPNSRISQILRREDGERAFHVLDSINVQPNVTYLTKIRNTESSEFNA, encoded by the coding sequence ATGCAAGAGTCGCCTAAGTACTGGAAGGGAGTTGAGGAACTGGAGAACTCGCCGGAGTTTGTGAAGAATGCACTCACTGAGTTTGCTGACTTCTTGCCGGTGAAGGACTCCAATGGCGGCGCCGATGCTACCATTGCGCCGCGCCGAGACTTCCTCAAACTGATGGGCTTCGGTATTGCCGCTGCCACCCTCGCTAGCTGCGAAGCCCCCGTCCGGAAGGCTATTCCCTACCTCAACAAACCTGAAGAGGTTGATCCGGGTATTGCCAACTTCTACGCTTCTACTTTTTTCAACGGCCAAGACTATAACAGCCTCTTGGTGAAAACCCGTGAGGGTCGTCCGATTAAGTTCGAAGGAAACCCCGAGTCTCCGGTTACCCGAGGTGGTCTGTCGGCTCGGGCTCAAGCCGTGGTGCTCAGCCTCTACGATGGCGGCCGTCTGCAGCACTTCGCCAAGAAGGGTGCTAAGATCGACAAAGACCAGCTGGACCAGGAAGTGCGCAATGCACTGGCCGGTGCGGGTCGCATTGCCATTGTTTCGCCTACTATCATCAGCCCTTCCACAAAGAAGGTTATTGCTGAATTTGCTGGTCGTTTTGCTGGTACTGAGCACGTCATGTATGACGTGAACTCTGCATCGGGTCTGCTGCGTGCCAATGGTGGTGTACTACCAGCCTATGACTTCAGCAAGGCAGATGTAATTGTGAGCTTCGGTGCTGACTTCCTGGGAACCTGGTTGTCGCCAGTGGAGTACGCTCGCCAGTATATTACTAATCGGAAGGTTTCGAAGGAGAAGCAGACGATGTCTCGTCACTTCCAGTTCGAAAGCAACATGAGCCTGACTGGCTCTAATTCCGATGTGCGGGTACCACTGAAACCCTCAGAAATGGGAGAGGCGGTACTGGCTGTTTACAATGCCGTAGTTGGCGGTGGCAGCGCCTCCTCATATAGCAACAAACAGCTGCAGACAGCAGCTGCTGAGCTGAAGCGCGCCGGTGCCCGGGGTCTGGTGGTATCGGGGTCAAATGATCCGGCCGTACAGACGCTGGTCACCGCTATCAACCAAGCACTCGGCTCGGCCGCAGTTGATGTAGCTAACCCGTCCTACATCCGTCAAGGCGACGATGCCCGGATGAGCCGTTTGCTGCGTGACATCAATAGTGGTCAGGTAGGCGCCGTGATTTTCTATCACGCCAACCCGGTATTCGACCACCCCATGGGCGCTGACTTAGCAGCGGCTCTGAAGGCAGGTAAAGTACGTACGACGATTTCGTTGAACGACCGTCTGGATGAAACCGGTGAACTGTGCACCTATGCTGCTCCTGACCATCACTTCCTGGAGTCGTGGAACGATTACGAACCGAAGCGCGGCTTCCTGAGCTTAGCTCAACCTGTAATTACGCCCTTGTTCGCAACGCGTCAGGCTCAGGATTCTCTCCTGACCTGGGCCGGTAACCCTACCACCTACTATAACTACCTCCGCAACCAGTGGAAAGGTGTATTGGGCGGCGACTTCAACAAAGCCTGGGATAAAGCCGTCCATGACGGAGTTGCTACCGGCACAGCTACTGCGGCCCCTGCCGCACAAGTGGCTCCCGCACTTGACGTGACTGGTGCCATTAGTGCTATCAAGTCGGCTCCCAAGCCTTCAGGTATTGAACTGGCCGTCTATGAAAAAGTAGGTATTGGTAATGGCTCTAACCTGTTTGCTAACAACCCTTGGCTGCAGGAGCTTCCGGATCCGGTAACTAAAGCTACCTGGGGTAACTATGTAACTGTACCGCGTGCTTACGCTGCCGCCCAGAAATGGGAGCAGGGGGATGTAGTAACGGTAACGGCAAACGGTAAGTCCATTCAACTGCCCGTTTTGATCCAGCCGGGTCAGGCTGCAGGTACAATTGGTATTGCCCTGGGCTACGGTCGCACCAACGCTGGTAAAGTAGGCAACGACCTTGGCAAAAACGTGCTGCCGTTGTTAGGCATGCGCAATGATGCTATCAACTACGTTGCTTCGGTTACCCTGGCTGCTACCGGTACTCAGGAGCCAATTGCCCAGACGCAGACTCACCACACCATCATGGACCGCAAGCAAGTGGTTCAGGAGGCTACGCTTAAGCAATACATCGAGAATCCGAAAGAGGTAACGGAATACGAGAAGATTTCGACTCCCGATGGCCTGGAGAAACCAAACAAAGTTTCTCTGTGGCAGGATTACGAGTACAAGAATCACCACTGGGGTATGGCCATCGACCTCAACTCATGCATTGGCTGCGGCTCTTGCGTGATTGGGTGTCAGGCTGAAAACAACGTAGCTGTAGTTGGTAAGCAGGAAGTAATCAACCGTCGTGAAATGCACTGGATGCGTATCGACCGGTATTACAGCTCTAACCACCACAAAACGGAGTTCGAGACAGAAGGCAAGCTGGATACATACGCTGCAATGGAGGACCCCTCGGAGAATCCGCAGGTTATTTTCCAACCCATGCTATGCCAGCACTGCAACCACGCTCCTTGCGAAACAGTGTGCCCCGTACTGGCAACTACCCACAGTTCGGAAGGTCTCAACCAGATGACCTATAACCGTTGCGTAGGTACACGCTATTGCGCGAACAACTGCCCGTACAAGGTTCGTCGTTTCAACTGGTTCTCGTACTACTCGAACGAGAAGTTTGAAACCGTAAACGGCCATATGTTCACTGATCTTGGTCGTATGGTGCTGAACCCGGATGTAACGGTTCGGGCCCGCGGGGTAATGGAGAAGTGCTCGTTCTGCGTGCAGCGTATCCAACTCGGCAAGCTGGAGGCTAAGAAGCAGAAGCGTCGCCCGCAAGATGGGGAAGTTGTTTCTGCCTGTGCTCAGTCTTGCCCCACCCAAGCCATCGTGTTTGGTGATATGCGCGACCCCAATTCCCGCATCTCGCAAATCCTGCGTCGCGAAGATGGTGAACGTGCTTTCCACGTGCTCGACTCCATCAACGTGCAGCCGAATGTCACGTACCTGACGAAAATCCGGAACACGGAGTCGTCAGAGTTTAATGCCTAG
- the rplI gene encoding 50S ribosomal protein L9, producing MEVILKDDVKGLGYKNDIVTVKPGYGRNYLLPQGLAVLADKSNKKIVAENVRQAAHKAEKVKADAQAVADKIGDVVLDIPAKVGESGKIFGRVTTLQLTDALKAKGIEVDRKRVSFDSEPSVVGSYTATVDLHREVKHKLNFNVVAE from the coding sequence ATGGAAGTAATTCTGAAAGACGACGTTAAAGGCCTGGGCTACAAGAACGACATTGTTACTGTAAAGCCCGGCTACGGCCGTAACTACCTGCTCCCGCAGGGTCTGGCTGTTCTGGCCGACAAATCCAACAAGAAAATCGTAGCTGAGAACGTACGTCAGGCTGCTCACAAAGCCGAGAAAGTGAAAGCTGACGCGCAAGCGGTAGCTGACAAAATCGGTGACGTGGTACTGGATATTCCGGCTAAGGTGGGCGAGAGCGGCAAAATCTTCGGCCGCGTAACCACGCTGCAGCTGACGGATGCCCTGAAAGCCAAAGGCATCGAGGTGGACCGCAAGCGCGTGTCGTTCGACTCGGAGCCCAGCGTAGTAGGTTCTTACACTGCTACCGTTGACCTGCACCGCGAAGTAAAGCACAAGCTGAACTTCAACGTAGTTGCCGAATAA
- the rpsF gene encoding 30S ribosomal protein S6, which yields MAVRNYETVFILTPVLNEGQVQETVEKFSQVLKENGADIINTEAWGLKKLAYPIQKKNTGYYFLVEFTGEGNIVDTLELAFRRDERIIRFLTTVLDKHAVVYAERRRKGEMNQQKAKQSEAVAQ from the coding sequence ATGGCAGTAAGAAATTACGAGACGGTCTTCATTTTGACTCCCGTACTGAACGAGGGTCAGGTGCAAGAGACGGTCGAGAAGTTCTCGCAGGTGCTTAAGGAAAATGGCGCCGACATCATCAACACTGAAGCTTGGGGCCTCAAAAAGCTGGCGTACCCAATTCAGAAAAAGAACACCGGTTATTACTTCCTCGTGGAGTTCACCGGCGAAGGAAACATCGTGGACACGCTGGAGCTGGCTTTCCGCCGCGACGAGCGCATCATCCGTTTCCTCACCACGGTTCTGGACAAGCACGCTGTAGTGTACGCCGAGCGTCGTCGCAAAGGCGAGATGAACCAGCAGAAAGCTAAACAGTCGGAAGCCGTAGCCCAGTAG
- a CDS encoding cytochrome c3 family protein: MNSIRLRPLSRLFLALFLTVATIGESLAQAVGSAPAVSKEGVAPGATAAATPATAAAPAAGGGDAAAIAAGDALFKGNCAQCHAVNEVVVGPALAGISKRRPMSWIIPWVKNSSKMVASGDEYSVKIFNQYSKQQMPSFQLSDQEITSIVAWVTSQEGKATGPNDNANGTGIKPGEQGPAGGADTAEAGAGKYMNVLLIVLVVVLIVLVVTLVIIANIMKDVLRGRKDLDGRDREILEQRFDFSKIYKSTAVRAIVGVVFVLAVLYESIQGAMGVGLQQGYQPTQPIAFSHKLHAGEHQINCAYCHTSVYKSKSANIPSANICMNCHSQIKTESPEIKKIYRAIERKQPIQWVRIHNLPDLAYFNHSQHTQVGGIECQTCHGPIQNMDVVYQYSPLTMGWCINCHRETPLNTKGNGYYDNLVKLHDKSNGAVPFTVSSNGGTECSKCHY, translated from the coding sequence ATGAATAGCATCCGACTTCGTCCCCTTTCCCGCCTTTTTCTCGCTCTTTTCCTGACCGTTGCTACCATTGGTGAATCTTTGGCGCAAGCGGTTGGATCGGCTCCGGCCGTGAGCAAGGAAGGTGTGGCCCCCGGCGCTACGGCTGCCGCAACTCCCGCCACGGCGGCCGCTCCCGCTGCCGGCGGTGGCGACGCTGCTGCTATTGCAGCCGGCGATGCTCTCTTCAAAGGTAACTGTGCCCAGTGCCACGCCGTGAACGAGGTGGTGGTAGGCCCGGCCCTCGCTGGTATCTCCAAACGCCGGCCTATGTCCTGGATCATTCCTTGGGTAAAGAACTCAAGCAAAATGGTTGCCAGCGGCGACGAGTACTCGGTGAAAATATTCAACCAGTACTCCAAGCAGCAGATGCCCAGCTTCCAGCTGTCTGATCAGGAAATCACTTCTATCGTTGCGTGGGTAACCTCGCAGGAAGGTAAGGCTACTGGCCCTAATGACAATGCCAATGGTACCGGCATCAAGCCCGGTGAGCAAGGCCCTGCTGGTGGCGCTGATACCGCTGAGGCTGGCGCCGGTAAGTACATGAACGTATTGCTGATTGTGCTGGTAGTAGTACTGATTGTACTGGTAGTAACCCTGGTTATTATCGCCAACATCATGAAAGATGTGCTCCGTGGCCGCAAGGACCTGGATGGTCGCGACCGGGAGATACTGGAGCAGCGTTTCGACTTCTCGAAGATTTACAAGTCAACTGCAGTTCGTGCCATTGTAGGGGTTGTATTCGTGCTGGCTGTGCTGTACGAATCTATCCAGGGTGCCATGGGGGTAGGCCTGCAGCAGGGCTACCAGCCCACGCAGCCGATTGCCTTCTCTCACAAGCTGCACGCTGGTGAGCACCAGATTAACTGCGCCTACTGCCACACCTCGGTATATAAGAGCAAGTCGGCCAACATTCCTTCGGCCAACATCTGCATGAACTGCCATTCGCAGATCAAAACGGAGTCGCCGGAAATCAAGAAGATCTACCGTGCCATTGAGCGGAAGCAGCCCATTCAGTGGGTTCGTATCCACAACCTGCCTGATCTGGCTTACTTCAACCACTCGCAGCACACGCAGGTTGGCGGCATTGAGTGCCAAACCTGCCACGGTCCTATCCAGAACATGGACGTAGTATATCAGTACTCGCCCCTGACTATGGGCTGGTGCATTAACTGCCACCGCGAAACTCCGCTGAATACCAAAGGCAATGGCTATTACGACAACCTCGTGAAACTGCACGACAAGTCGAATGGAGCCGTTCCGTTCACGGTTTCTTCGAACGGCGGTACTGAGTGCTCGAAGTGCCACTACTAG